The Lonchura striata isolate bLonStr1 chromosome 12, bLonStr1.mat, whole genome shotgun sequence genome includes a region encoding these proteins:
- the DNASE1L3 gene encoding deoxyribonuclease gamma, with amino-acid sequence MHKHTHTHFFIGTLAQLILPRSVKMLLFFLLSLFHFNPSLSLKICSFNVRSFGETKIARPEVIDAVVKIVSRCDIMLLMEIKDSKNRVCPLLVEKLTSQLKRPKEEYRCVASKRLGRNNYKEQYAFIYRQDQVLVKQTYQYPDTQPGDEDVFSREPFIIWFQSPKTAVSEFAFIPLHTTPDTAVREIDELYDVYLDVKQRWKIENFIFMGDFNAGCSYVPKKQWKNIRLRTYSEFLWLIGDKNDTTVKNTTRCPYDRIVVRGQKLIQAVVPHSVNIFDFQEEFQMTEEQALGVSDHFPIEFELKAKGGFFNWLRSKFSRKRRPRRAAQPDHERVRSSYLA; translated from the exons atgcacaaacacacacacacacatttctttATAGGCACGCTCGCACAACTCATTTTGCCCAGGTCCGTGAAGATGCTGCTCTTCTTCTTACTGTCACTCTTCCATTTCAACCCATCTCTGAGCCTAAAAATCTGCTCCTTCAATGTGAGGTCGTTTGGAGAAACTAAAATAGCCAGACCTGAAGTCATCGATGCTGTGGTAAAG ATCGTTTCCCGCTGTGACATCATGCTGCTGATGGAAATAAAGGACAGCAAGAACCGTGTTTGTCCTCTCCTGGTGGAGAAGCTCACCAG TCAGCTGAAGAGACCAAAGGAGGAGTACAGGTGTGTGGCCAGCAAGAGGCTGGGAAGGAACAACTACAAGGAGCAGTATGCCTTCATCTACAG GCAAGATCAGGTATTGGTGAAACAAACCTACCAGtaccctgacacccagcctgGGGATGAGGATGTCTTCTCCAGAGAACCCTTCATCATCTGGTTTCAGTCTCCCAAAACCG CTGTCAGTGAGTTTGCTTTTATCCCTCTGCACACCACACCAGACACAGCAGTGCGGGAGATTGATGAGCTCTATGATGTGTATTTAGATGTCAAACAGCGCTGGAAAATCGAG AACTTCATCTTCATGGGGGATTTCAATGCTGGGTGCAGCTATGTTCCCAAAAAGCAGTGGAAGAACATCCGTCTGAGGACTTACTCCGAATTCCTCTGGCTAATTGGTGACAAAAATGACACAACAGTGAAGAACACCACCAGATGCCCATATGACAG GATTGTGGTCAGGGGACAGAAGCTCATCCAGGCTGTGGTGCCACACTCTGTGAACATCTTTGAtttccaggaggaatttcagatGACCGAGGAGCAG GCGCTGGGAGTGAGCGACCATTTCCCAATAGAATTTGAGTTAAAAGCAAAAGGTGGCTTTTTCAACTGGCTGAGATCAAAGTTTTCAAGGAAGAGGAGACCAAGAAGAGCCGCTCAACCAGATCATGAGCGTGTCAGGTCCTCCTACCTGGCATAG
- the ABHD6 gene encoding monoacylglycerol lipase ABHD6 — MDLDMLNMFVIAGGTLAIPILAFVASFLLWPSALIRIYYWYWRRALGMQVRYANYDDYQFCYSYRGRPGYRPSILMLHGFSAHKDMWLSIVKFLPKNLHLVCVDMPGHEGTTRSDLDDYSISGQAKRIHQFVECIKLNRKPFHLVGTSMGGNVAGVYAAQYPEDICSLTLICPAGLPSTDSKFIKQLRELQESKRIDRIPLIPSTPEEMADMLKLCSYVRFKVPQQILQGLVDVRIPHNEFYRKLFLEIVDEKSRHSLHENMSKIKAPTQVIWGKQDQVLDVSGASVLASAIPDCHVYILENCGHSVVVERPRKTANLILEFLALLHSIDNNKKQA, encoded by the exons ATGGACCTGGATATGCTGAACATGTTTGTCATCGCTGGTGGCACCCTGGCTATCCCCATCCTGGCCTTTGTGGCCTCATTCCTCCTCTGGCCCTCGGCGCTTATCCGCATCTACTACTG GTACTGGCGCCGAGCCTTGGGCATGCAGGTTAGATATGCAAACTACGATGACTATCAGTTTTGTTATTCCTATAGAGGAAGGCCTGGATACCGACCATCCATCCTGATGTTACACGGGTTCTCAGCCCACAAGGACATGTGGCTGTCCATAGTCAAG TTCCTGCCGAAGAACCTGCACTTGGTATGTGTGGACATGCCTGGGCACGAGGGTACGACCCGCTCAGACTTGGATGATTACTCCATTAGTGGGCAAGCTAAAAGAATACACCAG TTCGTGGAGTGCATCAAGCTGAACAGAAAGCCCTTTCATCTGGTTGGCACTTCCATGGGGGGGAATGTTGCTGGCGTCTATGCTGCTCAGTACCCAGAAGATATTTGCAGCCTGACCCTCATCTGTCCTGCAG GCCTGCCAAGTACTGACAGCAAGTTCATTAAGCAGCTCCGGGAGCTGCAGGAGTCCAAACGCATTGACAGGATCCCTTTAATCCCCTCGACGCCCGAGGAGATGGCAGACATGCTGAAGCTGTGCTCCTACGTTCGCTTCAAGGTGCCACAGCAG atCCTCCAGGGCCTTGTTGACGTTCGCATCCCACACAATGAATTTTACCGAAAAC TGTTTTTAGAAATCGTGGATGAAAAGTCCAGGCACTCTCTCCATGAGAACATGAGCAAGATCAAAGCACCGACACAGGTCATCTGGGGAAAGCAGGACCAG GTCCTGGATGTTTCTGGTGCCAGTGTTTTAGCAAGCGCTATTCCAGACTGCCACGTGTACATCCTGGAGAACTGTGGGCACTCCGTGGTGGTGGAGCGGCCCCGCAAGACAGCCAACCTCATCCTGGAgttcctggcactgctgcacaGCATAGACAACAACAAGAAGCAGGCTTGA